Within Sorghum bicolor cultivar BTx623 chromosome 2, Sorghum_bicolor_NCBIv3, whole genome shotgun sequence, the genomic segment TAAGGGAACATTTTGAAACAAAGTTATATTTTCACATTAGCTCTACTTTATTAACAACATTACCTGCCACATGCCCACATCAAACATTGCCAATAACTTATGCATAAAGATTTAGTGCATTACAGATTATAGACGGCCAAACTGTGGCACTGTCAGACTGCCACAATTACACAAATCTTACAATATACACAGTTCATTTAGCAACCCCCTACTCCAACATTTGAAAAATGAATAGACCTCATCCAATTTAACAGCAAGCAGGAGTACAGAGTCAGGCAGTAACTACTCAAAGGATATGCATGCACCAACCCCTGCTTCAACACATTCAAAGGGATCGCTTATAGACAAATCATGGACATGATTGATATGCAAAAAATCATGGCGACAGCTTTCAGTAGTAAAATAAAACCGAGCGCATCTTGAAGCCCTTTTCTCCAGCTGGAGCAGCCGGTGCTGCTTTGCAAGAAATCTATCAGTCACACTGTCCCTTTGGCACTCAAATGTCATTGACTCCAGCATCTTTGCGTTCAATACAAAGAATGTGGCAAAGTTAACTTGTGGCCTTATGCCTTGATAATTATTCAACACGACTGTCTTGAGACTGATGTCAAGGCATTTAATAAGATTATGATGCTTACGGTGCCATAAATCATTGTCTCCCTCCTTGTATGactgaaaaggaaaaaaaaaacagtataCAAATTCAATCAATTTCAAGAAGAATTGACAAATTAAATTAAATCAGATCCAAAGAATATATGAATACAATGAATTTACTAGTTTAGTATGTTTACCTGGATATACAACTTCTCCAAGCATGGGAAGCATCTTATTAAGTCAATAATCACATCCAGGCGAAGTTTAAAAATATTGACTGCTAAAATCTTGACAGTACATGCCGGTGTTGTCGAGTTAATGACCTGGAATCCCTTTATGTAGCATGGCTGCATGACAATGCGTCAGCAAATTTATAAAATTcgatattttcaaaaaaaaaaaaagcctacACAGCTCAGAACCTGTAGGCAACCAAGAGGTACCTCAATAATCGTAGAGCCCAACGTGAGTCTGGAAGAGTAATCAGAATATTTTAGGCAACCCAAGGTCTCTAGACTGGGTGCTGAAATAACTGACACTTGCATTCGCATGGGCAATTGCGGTGGTCGATGATATAGAATCCTTTTAAGGCAAGGGGCATCCTCGATGATGAATTCTTCTAAGAATGTCACTGTTGGTTCATACCGACCATTAGCACCCACCCCAATGCTTGTAAGGCTAGCTGAGCTGATCCTGACACAGCGGAAGCCAAAGATGGTGCTAAGCAGCAAGCACTCGAGGACGGGAGAAGCAGCAATGATGCTATGCAGGGAATCCTCCGAAATGCTGACCCATTGAAGTGCGAGCTTCTTGAGCTTGGGGAACTGAAGCGCCTGGGCGACGTCGTCGGAGAGGTGGCACTGGCTGAGAGTGGCCACGCAAAGGCACGACGAGAAGCGGAAGGTAGACGCCGGCTGAGGTGGTGCTTGCGACACATCCGGCGCATACATTTCGATGCAGCAGTCAATCTCCTGGAGGTTGTCGAGGGCGGGGGATCGGAGCCAAGCATCCACAATGGCGGGGTAGTACCGCAGGTGTTGTGAGGGGAAGCGAAAGCGGCGGCCGGGGCCCCGGTGGGCGGAGAGGATGCGGGAGACGACATCGATGGTGCGAACGTCACGGCCGTCGAGGTTGAGAGGGGCTGAGCGCCAGAGATGGCGCCACCGGGTGGCGAGGGTTTGGGTGCGGGCGGCATCCTTGGTGGGGAGGAGAGAGATGACCTCACCCAGAATGGCGTTGGGGAGGAGGCTGATTCGGTCGACCCCGTCTTCTTCCCCTCCGACGGCTCCAGGCGGTGGATCTTGGATGTGGGATTCATCTCCTCCGGCTCCCGGACCCGGAGGATTGGATTCAGGCGCACTCGTCGCTGGTACCAGCGGCGAGATGATTGCTCCACCCTCCTGTTCGGGGCTCTTGCGCGCCtccggcttccttctcttggcaCGGCGAGCCGCCGCCAGAGTCTCCATGGCCTGCCTGTGGGTGACTGGGGGAGTGGGGGAACAGGGAACAAGAGCACACGGCTGGCTGCCTGGCTCAagaccgccgcccgccgccacgCTTCTCAACCGACGAGGTCGGGGGGTGCGCAGCGTGCACCGTGCTGCATCCTGGGCCTCCTGTTTCCGATCCGGCCCATGGGCCCAGCCCACCTACGTTAGGCCTCACAACCACATTTCTAATGCAGCTGCAGCCCAACAGAGGATTGGTAGATGATCATGTTTTCCACCGGAAAAAGTCTATTTTTCCTCCATCAATCTATACCTATTTATAAAAGGAGAAAATTCTGCCTATCCGTTTCCATCTAGAATCATCACCGGTATGTTGTAGATgaggaaaaaaagaataaaagattttCTAGGATTCCCAATGCAAAATCTTTTATACACATTTGAGCAtattaaaaataaagaaaagataGGGGCCTAAGTGTAAATTTGTCAGCCAATCTGCTGGAAGAGCCGCATCCAATCGGCCCGTAGATAGATCGGAAGAGGAAAAAAAATAGAACCTTTTTTAGGTTCCTAATCCAAAAtcttctataaaaattaataaatatatagtaattcatagaaaaatctaaaaattacaaaacaaattttgttcagctccacatatttaGATTCATATAGTAAACAAAaaaatcacaaattttagtatatttttttgctgGTAGATGCTtgtctatgctttttagtgtaaaactaaaattgtagttatcttgcttcaattattatgaaaattttataatagcctatttaatgtgatgcttgatttgtggtaaaagttttagcgcAATTTCTATATATCttactgatttactaatttagctaaatttatgcttgaggatgcttacactacctttgcgtgtgttgttatgtcatatgaacactttataagttcatgtgtttataatctacatacatttaactgatatatcatattcatagaaatcctaatctaaataaaaaaataaagctaccaacaaacttctcatttttaatataatactaaggtatatgAAGAGGTAATATTAAAGTAAGAGAATGTTTAATTAatttctattattattattaaataaatatgtctccaagctacatattattttaaatattaactatctaataccatagatgttatggttatcaataaaataaattatagactttaaattttataaaaaaacataaacataaatagaatgtaacattatgtcataaCTTTCTATGGTCATTTGATGCTTTTCCCCCGTTGCAACACACAATAAAAATCAATCTCAAAATTTACATAGACTTCGGCTTACCAATAAAAAGTGTATTGTTAGCTTCTTGTCTTTTTACGAACAATGCACAAATTGACAGAAACTTATACAATCTAtataaaatcaaaatcaaatctACAAATTATAATTCAAAAGTTTATTAGGCTCCTTTCAACCAAAGAGTATAAAGTGCCATTGCGCGTGAAATAAAAATCCTAAAAAGTCTAAGAGCATGTATATAAACTATATATGAACAGTCTGCTTCAAAGTCAGTTGTAAAAGCTTAAAAATTGTCAAATTTAATACAAAGGATAAAACACAAATAAATATAACAAAGTGCTCATTTTTTACAAACGTCTATTtgctcccgtagcaacgcacgggcatattttgcTAGTTTTCACAAAAGTTTGCTTTTTCTCACTCAACTCTAAAACTGGATAAATCATCTTCCTTAACTTTTCAAACTGTGCATTTTACCTCCCTAGAGCGGTTTTTAATGCAGTTTTGCTATAGTGAATGATGGTTTTACTATAGTgacggtggttttgtctttttctttttaattattttggctaaatatttgaaaaatcatagtaaaccatagcaaaaatatataatataaaattaaattttttttgactccacataagtagatctactcagtaaacatataatatagtatgctttagtacaaagtttttgctataaattATAGTaagtcatagaaaaatcataaaatagaaactctaattttgttggactccacgaGTATATATGCAccatgaacatataatatggggaTGCTTTAGTCCGACAAGATAATCGTAGAAGCTGCAACTATGTATTATTTTATAgattaaagctacaacaaacatttgtactaaagtataccatattatatatttactgtgtagatatgctcatgtggagtctaacaaaattggattttctattttatgattttcttgtaatttactatgatttttcaaatatttagttgaaataaataaaaaagaaaaaaagacaaaacctttatagcaaaaactttgtactaaaacatataacattatatgttcattatgtagatctacttatgtggagtccaacaaaattggattttctattttataattttcttgtgatttattataattttttaaagatttagtCGAAATaattaaagaaaagaaaaagacaatacCGTcgtcactgtagcaaaaccgcctTCAAAACCGCTCTAGAAAGATAAAATGCACAGTTTGAAAAGTTAAGAGAGGTGATTTATCTAATTTTAAAGTTAAGGGAGGAAAAATAGACTTTCGtgaaagttgagagaagaaaaaATACACCTTTTCCTTTTCCACTCAAAAATCAATGAGATATCAGAGATCGACGACTGGCCGGGTGCGGTTGTATCCGTCTGAGGGCCTATTCTGTTCATCTTTTGTGTGCATTTTTAATGACTCTTGTGGAAAGAAAACAAATTATCTCCCTACTACTCTTTAGGAGTTGAAATAATCTTAAATCTGACGAGTGAACTGTTGGAGatattatatttataataaTCTACTAAGTCTTTCTTTGGATTTTCATAAAAACAATTTTCTTTGGATTGTATGGGTTTTTCCTGCTGCTTGTTGGGTCGTCATTGATTTATTCTTCGACTACAAAATTCAAAATCCTTTATCACCCCAAATACTTGAAGCTCCAAATGTGCATTGGCTGATTCCTCTCACTCCCATCAGTCTAGCCTTTCAATCCATCATTTTAATTcggacaaagtccatttcatcTTCCTTAACTATTACATGAGTTTTGTTTACCTCATTAAACTAGATAATAATTTTTAGACTCCAACTCTTGAAACCATCCAAtttacatgcatggagtattaaatatagataaaataaaaaattaattgcacaaattaattaaattttgtgagaaaatcttttaagcctaattaatttatgattagacaTTAATTGCTATAGTAATACTGTGTTAATGAcggattaattaggtttaataaattcatctcgcgatttcctGACGGATTCtgtattttatttttctattaGTATTCGAACACCATGCGACACCCTCATACGACAAACGATGTGACACTCAAAAAAAATTTGTCATATAATTTCATCAAAACATTGCTCTTCTACGTAAAAGGTTTCATGGTCATTTCATCAACCTCATCCAATCATGCAAATCCACAACTTTCTTCTGGGACCTTGCAAATGGCCAACTTAACCTTTTAGACCGCAGCGTGGCATTTGCCAGGGATGCCCTCTGTcgtctaggttgcaaaactaaaTGCAACCTAGGGAGTTTTCTTATGCCTGACATGACACGGATCCACTCCCTTCATTTTGCACTCATGACCTGATTATTGGTGGCCACGCTTCTATGGTCGAGACTAATGCAATCTGTCACATTATATAAGAATTCTACCAAATCTCCACAAATCATCCATGCTCTTCACTCTTCAGTGCCAAAGTGGGCACTGCTACCaaaaatgaaagaaaaaaaaacatcttcACACAGTAAATGATCTGGCTCCACACACCAGGCATCTTGCACCTCCTATCCTCTTCACCCATCAAGACAAAACCAAAGGTTATGGTTTTATCTAAATAAGTTTAAACCCAAACTCACTACTGTCAACGCAAATAAGCTCAACCATGCTAAGAGACTAAGCGTGTGTTTGATTTCGGGACTTCATAGGATGGGTTAGATCCATCCCTGATTTTTGGAATTGAGTGATCTTGTTCCTTGTTTGCTTGTATAGGTTGGGTTCATCCTAGTTTCTTGTTTGATTTGAGACACCTAGGGTGTGGGTTGAGATCCCTGTCACATGGCCCCCGCGCCGCCTGCGCTCGGCCCTTGCATGGTCGTCCGTGAGCTCGCCCCACACGCGCAGCCGCCCTGCGAGCACACCTAGCCCGTCCCGCccgtccttttttttgttttctagcCTTTTTTCGAAAGATTCTCACAATTACACCCCTGGTAGTTTGATTTCATAATGTGGACCCAAGGTTTGACGCCAATGGCAATGGCACCAAGACCTCAAACCACGTGCATAGCGGCGCACCCTTGGCGCCATCGGTGCTAGCGCCAAGCAATGTTACTATTGACCAAGCATTGTTAGCTTGGCGCCAGTGACAATGGCACcaagccctaagtctagattCTAAAATCAAACTATTAATAAGGGTgtaattgaaagagcatctaggcccttagtgatttcggtgattaatgacattaatgattactatgactaacgtgtgttttgcagaggcaaagtcataggtaaggtcatggtaaataggtactcgatgacagggacgtacatgcctacttaatagtggaaatcgtttcggttttcaatggaTGGGTGGACATTATCAAGACTAGAGTAGGTCTAAGtgtcatatggtgaagaagggcacttagagtagtttaggactttgttttcctttgaccgtactattaagaggggctttgatctagtagcttgacttaggcaaagcTTTagttttaggtgtggtgcacacttggtaaacctagcactaggtagctcagagatagtccttagatcgagagaaaccaactttgttttggagcgatcgcgttttgaCGAAGTtttggtgcccaaaggggcaccggacgctctgtgagtgcgtccggtgaggtccttagccattAGAACAGTgctgtgcttagggttaggcaccgtacactagcaccggacgcgccgggtagcgtccggtcccatacccagggaggttgcaagccttccccgagcaccggacgctagcaccggacgcgccgggtagcgtccggtcccatgcgcagggagcttgtaaagtttccccgagcaccggacggtgcaccggacgctggaagttagcgtccggtgacctgtcagaaagaagtacagttagccgttatgaagcaccggacgctcggtgcagtgcgtcaggtgcaacataatgtgcgtccggtgaccccgttttcagtgaaaaacggttggccgacctttggacttcgtggatagtatttatactcctccacctcgtccatgagaggtctcttgcccatttgaacatcagagaaacttgttgtggagcaagagagtagcaagagcctagagaggattgagatttgagtgatttcttgagagaatccttctctagtgagttccaagagtcaagtgtgcatccaccactctctagagccttgtttgggtcaagtgagagttctttgcttgttactcttggtgatcgccatcacctagacggtttggtggtgattggaggcacgaagaccgcccggagttcttgtgggtggctcgtgtcaagcttgtgagcggttttgggcgattcaccgcgacggagtgtcgaagaatcagcccgtagagagcacttggtccttgcgcagaccaagggggagcaagacccttgcgcgggtgctccaacgaggactagtggagagtggcgactctccgatacctcggcaaaacatcgccgagcactttcttccactactcctttactttctagcatttactttgtgcttttacattcttagaattgccatgctagaataggattggaactaggttgcaaaactttttatccggtagctctctaagtcacactaggcataaggggttgaattggagcttataggttgcttaaatttttagagaagcccaattcaccccccctcttgggcatcttgatcctttcaattggtatcggagcctagtgctcattatttaggcttcaccgcctagagaaaagatgtctaacggggatggaccgccacccatgttcgatggggatgacttcccgtattggaaaatacgcatggagtcataccttgaggcatgcgacataaagtgcctaaaagccgcgatcgaagggtttacccctccggaaagagccaccgctcttactccacaagagcaagaaaacgagaagtggaatgcgaaggccaaaaaccacatctttagaggcctttgcaaagaggtgttcaaccgcgttaggagccacaaaaccgccaatgaactttggaaggaactttgtgcgctccatgagggatcaaagagtgaacgcgaggaacgctatcacctagtgataaacaagcttaatacatttgagatgcttcctaaagaaaatgctaatgaaatgtattctcgcttgaatgtcattgtagaggagcttaatggacttgggctcactcaaatgagtgcggcggatgtagcaaggaagatactatgtgtgcttcccattgagaaatatgggcacatagtaacggtgctttgtcaaggcgatctttccaccgctacaccaaccgccatattggggaagatcaatgctcatgagatgtacatgcacatgaaccctcaagatggctcctcgtcggccaagaaagaaaagaaggacttggctctcaaagcttcccacaagggcaagccaagaagattgaagttgagtcatcaacttcaagtgatgatgatgcatctattgctctcttggtgagaagaaccacaaagatgttgaagaagctcaacaagaatggagtcaactttgattccaagaagaagaagttcttcacaagtagcaagaggaagcccatctccgagatggattgttacaattgtggtgagcttggtcatcttgctcatcaatgtccaaagcccaagaaggacaagtacaagaagaagaacaaagagcaagatgactcaagtgatgatgagaagaatgacaagaagcaatacaagaagaaaggtggcaagaagaaggagcactacaagaagaagaatggcaaggcttaca encodes:
- the LOC8057276 gene encoding F-box/FBD/LRR-repeat protein At4g00160, with protein sequence METLAAARRAKRRKPEARKSPEQEGGAIISPLVPATSAPESNPPGPGAGGDESHIQDPPPGAVGGEEDGVDRISLLPNAILGEVISLLPTKDAARTQTLATRWRHLWRSAPLNLDGRDVRTIDVVSRILSAHRGPGRRFRFPSQHLRYYPAIVDAWLRSPALDNLQEIDCCIEMYAPDVSQAPPQPASTFRFSSCLCVATLSQCHLSDDVAQALQFPKLKKLALQWVSISEDSLHSIIAASPVLECLLLSTIFGFRCVRISSASLTSIGVGANGRYEPTVTFLEEFIIEDAPCLKRILYHRPPQLPMRMQVSVISAPSLETLGCLKYSDYSSRLTLGSTIIEPCYIKGFQVINSTTPACTVKILAVNIFKLRLDVIIDLIRCFPCLEKLYIQSYKEGDNDLWHRKHHNLIKCLDISLKTVVLNNYQGIRPQVNFATFFVLNAKMLESMTFECQRDSVTDRFLAKQHRLLQLEKRASRCARFYFTTESCRHDFLHINHVHDLSISDPFECVEAGVGACISFE